From a single Capsicum annuum cultivar UCD-10X-F1 chromosome 12, UCD10Xv1.1, whole genome shotgun sequence genomic region:
- the LOC107851616 gene encoding ABC transporter G family member 5, with protein MKKKGCEVEATGINYTIYTQKRQTPFNFFSRKQHQKCLRGVQELEKGNNDDAKAIRHVLKDVSCRAKSGEILAIVGPSGAGKSSFLEVLAGKIEPQSGSIFLNQNPVDKARFKKISGYVRQKDTLFPLLTVEETLSFSAKLRLKLPAKELNARVKCLIQELGLEHVAGARIGDDRIRGISGGERRRVSIGVELIHDPGVLILDEPTSGLDSTSALQIIDMLKTMAVTRGRTIILSIHQPCFRIMKLFNSILLLANGTILHHGTIEHLSLRLILMGLELPLHVNILEFAIESIDTIQKHNHTLLPQSALMIKNPGKFTLQQLFQESRLINEETLSMYVGNEFPSGFANSSLQEIVILTIRFWKIIYRTKELFGCKTLQMLVSGLVLGSIFYNLEDDLVGAQARVGLFAFILTYLLSSTTEGLPIFLQEREILMKETSCGSYRVSSYAIANSLVYLPFLLILALLFSTPLYWMVGLNKQFMAFMHFLLLIWLILYTANSVVVCCSALVPNFIIGNSLVCAMMGSCALFSGYFVSKNEIPNYWIVMHYISLFKYPFEGFLINEFAGSDKCLQYLFGMCLASGEQVLKEEGYGGEESRRKNLLIMVCFILLYRFISYVILRIRCSERGFKNILISIK; from the coding sequence AtgaagaaaaaaggttgtgaaGTTGAAGCAACAGGCATCAACTACACAATCTATACACAAAAAAGGCAAaccccttttaatttttttagcagAAAACAACACCAGAAGTGTTTGAGAGGAGTTCAAGAGTTGGAAAAGGGAAATAATGATGATGCTAAGGCTATAAGGCATGTGCTTAAGGATGTGAGTTGTAGAGCAAAATCAGGTGAGATTCTAGCTATTGTTGGTCCAAGTGGTGCTGGAAAGTCTAGTTTTTTAGAGGTTTTAGCAGGCAAGATTGAGCCACAAAGTGGATCCATTTTTCTGAACCAAAATCCAGTTGATAAAGCAAGGTTTAAGAAGATTTCAGGCTATGTTAGACAAAAGGACACTCTATTTCCTCTTTTAACAGTTGAAGAAACTCTAAGTTTTAGTGCAAAACTAAGGTTAAAACTTCCTGCTAAAGAGTTGAACGCAAGGGTCAAGTGTTTGATTCAAGAACTTGGCTTAGAACATGTTGCTGGTGCTAGGATTGGTGATGATCGAATTCGAGGGATTTCGGGAGGTGAAAGGAGGAGAGTTTCTATTGGAGTTGAACTGATTCATGACCCTGGTGTCCTGATTCTTGATGAGCCAACTTCAGGTCTTGACAGTACTTCAGCATTGCAGATCATTGACATGCTTAAAACCATGGCTGTTACTCGTGGTCGAACGATAATTCTTAGTATTCATCAGCCATGTTTCAGGATCATGAAGTTGTTCAATTCAATCCTACTTTTAGCTAATGGTACAATCTTGCATCATGGAACCATTGAACACCTTAGTTTAAGGCTTATCCTGATGGGGTTAGAACTTCCCCTCCATGTCAACATCCTGGAATTTGCCATCGAATCGATTGACACAATCCAAAAACATAACCACACATTGCTGCCTCAATCAGCACTCATGATCAAGAATCCAGGTAAGTTCACTCTACAACAACTCTTTCAAGAATCTAGACTGATAAATGAAGAGACTTTGTCTATGTATGTTGGTAATGAATTCCCAAGTGGCTTTGCAAATTCAAGTTTGCAAGAGATTGTGATTCTCACAATCAGGTTTTGGAAAATCATATACAGAACAAAGGAGCTTTTTGGTTGCAAGACACTACAAATGTTGGTATCAGGCCTTGTTTTAGGATCAATATTTTACAATCTTGAAGATGATTTAGTTGGAGCACAAGCAAGAGTTGGCCTATTTGCCTTCATCTTGACATATCTACTGTCAAGCACAACAGAAGGATTGCCAATATTCTTGCAAGAAAGGGAAATACTAATGAAAGAAACTTCTTGTGGGAGTTATAGAGTTTCATCTTATGCCATAGCAAACAGCCTTGTCTACTTGCCATTTCTCCTCATTCTTGCATTGCTTTTCTCAACCCCATTATACTGGATGGTTGGTTTAAACAAACAGTTCATGGCATTCATGCACTTTTTGTTACTCATTTGGCTCATTCTCTACACAGCAAACTCAGTTGTTGTTTGCTGTAGTGCCTTAGTACCAAACTTCATCATTGGTAACTCATTAGTTTGTGCTATGATGGGATCATGTGCATTGTTCTCTGGTTACTTTGTTTCAAAGAATGAGATACCAAACTATTGGATTGTAATGCATTATATATCACTTTTTAAGTACCCTTTTGAAGGGTTCTTGATTAATGAGTTTGCTGGTTCTGATAAGTGCTTGCAGTACTTGTTTGGGATGTGTTTGGCTAGTGGTGAACAAGTACTAAAAGAAGAAGGATATGGTGGTGAAGAAAGTAGGAGGAAGAATTTGCTCATTATGGTTTGCTTTATCTTGCTTTATAGGTTCATTTCTTATGTAATTCTTAGAATTAGATGTTCTGAAAGAGGATTCAAGAACATCCTCATTTCAATTAAATGA